CGCCGAAGTCAGAGGCAGTGGCACGGTGGACTTCGGGCATGGGCCGGGCTTGTCTGCAATGGAGGCGAGCGGCGGCGATCCGGGCCCGGAGGCCGAGGATTTCGAATGTAGTTCTCACTGCTCGGAGCTGTCGTGGCGGCAGAACGAGCAACGGCGCCAGGGCCTCTTCTGCGACATTACCTTGTGCTTCGGCGGTGCGGGAGGCCGCGAGTTCCGGGCCCACCGCTCGGTGCTGGCGGCCGCCACCGAGTACTTTACGCCCCTGCTCTCGGGCCAGTTCTCCGAGTCCCGCTCGGGCCGGGTGGAGATGCGCAAGTGGAGCTCCGAGCCCGGGCCCGAACCCGACACGGTGGAAGCCGTTATCGAATACATGTACACCGGGCGCATCCGCGTCAGCACGGGCAGTGTGCACGAAGTGCTGGAGTTGGCCGACAGGTAGGCGGCGGAGGGCGGGGAGGTTAAGATGCTCGCCGAACGCCGGCCGCGTACAGGGAGGCCGCGGAAGGCGGAGAGGGCAgtgcccggggggggggggggctcgaGTAGCCCTGACGAAGTGCATTCGTTTGATATTTACTGAGAGCCTGCTGTGTGCTGTGGGGAGACCACTGCTCTGGGCACTGAGGAGGCAGCCAGCCAGTCCGTCTAGGTCACCCCGCTCTTAAGAAGGGAGCTCAGATTCCAGGTGGAGGGACAAAGGCAATGAAAAAGTCTGCATGTAATAAATGCTGTGTTGACATTAAAAAGATGAAAGGATAGTGATTGCTTAGAGGAAAGACCTTtatgaggaggtgacatttaaaccgATCTCCAAACAGCCAAGGAGAACTGGCCATGCAAAGATGGGGAATGACCATTCCTGGCAACTAGCGCAGAGGCCCTCAGGCAGGATGCTGTTTGGCTTAGACaagaactgaaaaaggaaaatatagtgAACCTGTATCTAGTAGGTGAAGGGCAGAAGAGTGTGTGAAATGCGTTGGaaaaaggagtttggattttagtGGATGATGGGAAGCCGGGTAATGAAATGatctgatttaaatattttaaaagatgattctgCTACTGTGGAAGATGGATTGTAGAGAGCAGGGGTGGATGCTCCCGGGACTGGTTAGGAGGCAGGTGAATGCACTTTGGAAATGGGGAGGAGTCTGTTTAGGCAGTATTAAGTTACAGATTCGTTTTTtgaacaaatacttattaagtgcCTGTTACACATCAGATCAGACACTGGGTTCTAAGCTGCGGGGGATTCAGCAGTGGACAAAATAGATAAAAGTCCCTTTCCTCGTGTGCTTGCATTGGTGGATGGACAATAAATAAGTAAGATAGTGTGTTGGATATGATGGCATTAGCTGAAAAATAAAGCATGGTAGGATATACAGAAAATGGGTGTAGAGgagctgttctttttttaattggatggaTAGAGAAAACCTCGTGAGGAAGAAGATATTTTGCAAAGAACCGAAGGAGGTGAGGTAAAGGGTGTTTCCTTTAGGGTACACAGGTGCAAAGACTGTGAGGTGGAGCTGGTCTGGATATTAGAGGATAGCAGGAGGCCAGTGTGGTTGGATCAAAGGATGCAGGGTAAGAGGAGTCGGAGAGACCTGGGGATGGATCCAGATCCCCCAGGGCCTTGTCGGCCTGTGGAAGGACTTGAGCTCTAACTCTGAATGAGATGGGAAAGTTTGGGGTAGAGGAATGATGCAGTCTAATTTGGAGAATTCTGTGTTGAGAAAAAGGATGGGCTGGTGAGGAAGGGGCTGCAAGGGCAGAAGCAGAGACTAGTTCAGGACATTGCTGCAGTGGTGGTGGAGGCTTGGATTGAGGAGAGAGACGTAAAGGTGATGGCAAAGTGCATCAATTTTAGATCTGTTTTGAAGGTAGAGGAGAtggatttgctgatggatttgATGTGAGGTGTGAGAGAAAAGACTGCCagttttttgacccaagcagtTGGAAAGATGGAGTTGTTCATTGTTCATTAAGATATAGAAGACTGCAGGAAAGCATTTGAGAGGAGGATCAGGAGTTTGGTTTTTTGGTCCAGGAGATATCTTAGTAGGCAGTTGGACAGAACAGCATGGGGAGCTAGAGACTGGAAGGAAATTAGCAGGTTAGGTGGTAATTAAAGCCATGGGACTGGATGAAATTATTTAGGAAAAGAGTGTAGATAGAAAAGAGAAGGAGCAGGACTGAGCCCTAGGGTTCTCCAGAATGTTACAGAGGAACCAGCAGAGGAGACTGATCCCATGGAAGCCTAGAAAAAGCTTCAAGGAGAGAGGAGCCAGTCGTGTCAACTCTGTCATCCATAAGTGGTCAATGGATTCAGTGATAATAGAGGTTCTTGATGACATTGACAAGAGCCATTTAGGTCTGGCTGTAAAGAGCATCAGAAAAATGATGCACATAGACATGTTTGGGGAGGAGTCCAAGGAGgtctcttccccaccccatcctccagATAGGAGAAACTGGAGCATGTTTACGTGTTGATGAAAAATGCATCAGTGAATGAGAAAAAATTGATGTTACAGGACCAAAGCCCTTGAAACCAAGAAAGGGATAGAATCtatattaaaaagagagaggTTAGACTGGGAAGGCAGAGTATAGGGTACAGCTGCAGGCAGATTGGATGGCAGGAAAATGAAGTTTCTGCCtgattgcttctgttttctcaaagCATGAGGCTGGGTCATCTATTAGAAGGTGGGGTGTGGCAGGTAGATACAGGTCTGAGAGAGggaaatttgttgaatgaaaatggATAGAGAAGGGTCATTGCACTCACTCAAGCTGCATCTGCTCTGTCATGTGAGCTTGTGTTCTTCCAGACTTGCCCCTGCTTTATTGGGGAGTTGgggtgaaggagaggagagaacacCCCATTTTACTTAAAACTAACTTCTCTCCGTATGTCAGTTGCTGAGCAGCTGCCTCATGTTAGGCACTGCACCCATCACGTCCAGTCTCACCCATCAGCTCCAAGGCAGGATTCCTCTCCCTACCTACTGCCCCACCTCCCGCCATATCCTCTGTCTGTTGATCATGCCCACCTAGCAGGGCactaaagaaataatagaaagtGCCCAGCAATGATGCCTGTCACATGGCACATGCCTAGTATACGATAGCTATTATTTTCAGAGAAATGTTTCCAAACACCTGTTCAAGAGAATATGTGTTGGGTTACCTGTAGTTCCTGCCTAAAATAGGAGCTCcgaggagggggtggggcagcccAAGAATGAGTGACCCAGCACCCAGACGTGTTCAAGAGCTGCCAGAGCTTTCACTCTATCTTGTCTTTGTCTGAGATGGTATGTTCCCTGAAGAGAGTGAAGGGAGCCAGCCTTGAAATTCACCCTTTTGTCATAGTAAGCACAGTAATCATAATAGCAAATGTTTACTGTAGTGAGAGGAGCCTGGACTGATGAAATCATTCTTACATTGTTTAATGTTCTCAGTTCTGGGGACTTAAACTCTCTTTAAAGCAATGGTCTCAAATTGGTCACCCTCAAGGGCTGAATTCTGCCAGATTAACTATATGTGGGCAGGCAATTTCTAGTCAGCTACATGGCAAaccactttcttttttaacatggACCATCCTACACatgttttctgttgttattttatttcctggcttcttcagaTGTTTGACTTAGCCTTGCCACCCTGCTTCAATGAGAAGAACCCAGTTTAGGTCAAAGCCCCTGAGCACTACGCCTGCCCCCAGCTCTGGGCTACTCTGGGAGAAAGTTTTCGGGAAGAGAAGATTAAAACCTCTGACACAAAGCCTGCACTGCCATTCCCTTTGAGATCTGATCAAACAGCCTCCCAGGAGTCATAGTTCCTATACCATGTATTGAtgctttaaaaagtcttttcACTGAGACCAGCCTGATTGAAGAAGAGGCTGGTTGCTGGCAAGGGATTAGGGCAGGATGGCAGAGAGAAGTTTGGATTGAGATTTGCCTTTGCCAAGGGTAaattaaagtggaaataaaatatgGGACTACTGTACTTTGTTAAAGGATATATTCTGAAAAGCCTTATGTAACTAAAAACTCCATTTTGTATGTATTGTATGTATTTAGTTTAACATATAATTACATACAGACTGTAtaatggaaataattaaaatatataaaatgtataattaaaatatataaagatgattttatatATGCTTTTAAACATACTTTTCAGCACAATCCTTTTTAACTTGGATTCACACTTTTTTTTCAGGTGGTGTACATGACGTGAGATGAAGCTTATTACCATTTCCATCTGTATAATTCAGATACTCTCAGCATGTAACCACATAAAATATGCACATCTGAAAATtaatcccttttctttttcttgattttagGTTCCTATTAATTCGTTTAAAAGAATTTTGTGGAGAATTTCTCAAGAAAAAACTTCATCTCTCTAATTGTGTGGCCATCCATAGCTTAGCTCACATGTATACCCTGAGCCAACTTGCTCTGAAAGCTGCAGATATGATACGgagaaatttccacaaagtaaTTCAGGATGAGGAATTTTATACTTTACCTTTCCACCTCATTCGAGACTGGCTGTCAGACTTGGAGATTACGGTTGACTCTGAAGAGGTTCTGTTTGAAACAGTTTTAAAGTGGGTTCAGAGAAAtgctgaagagagagagagatactttGAAGAACTTTTTAAATTGCTCCGATTGTCCCAGATGAAACCTACTTACCTTACTCGTCATGTCAAACCAGAGAGGCTGGTGGCCAATAATGAAGTTTGTGTCAAGTTAGTGGCCGATGCAGTGGAGAGGCATGCTCTGAGAGCTGAGAATATACAGTCTGGCACGTTCCAGCATCCTGCTTCTCATGTTTCTTTGTTACCTCGCTATGGGCAGAACATGGATGTGATCATGGTTATAGGAGGCGTGTCAGAAGGAGGAGACTATTTAAGTGAATGTGTGGGATATTTTGTCGATGAGGACAGATGGGTAAACCTACCCCATATTCATAATCACCTTGATGGACATGCTGTTGCAGTAACAGAATCCTATGTGTATGTTGCTGGGTCAATGGAACCAGGATTTGCTAAAACTGTGGAAAGATATAACCCAAATTTGAATACGTGGGAACATGTTTGTAGTCTGATGACAAGGAAGCATTCTTTTGGGCTGACAGAAGTCAAAGGGAAGCTCTACAGCATTGGAGGACATGGCAACTTTAGTCCTGGTTTTAAAGATGTGACTGTTTATAATCCCGAGCTTGATAAATGGCACAACTTGGAATCGGCACCAAAGATTCTTCGAGATGTTAAAGCACTAGCTATTGAAGACCGGTTTGTGTACATTGCTGCCCGCACTCCTGTGGACCGGGACACTGAAGATGGATTAAAGGCTGTCATTACTTGCTATGATACAGAGACTCGACAGTGGCAAGATGTGGAATCTTTGCCACTTATTGACAATTACTGCTTTTTCCAAATGTCCGTGGTCAATTCAAACTTTTACCAGACAGCCTCATGCTGTCCCAAGAGTTATTCGATAGAAAATGAAGAGGCAGTAAGAAAAATTGCCAGCCAAGTTTCCGATGAGATCCTTGAAAGCTTACCTCCAGAAGTCCTAAGCATCGAAGGAGCAGCCATTTGCTATTACAAAGATGATGTTTTCATTATTGGGGGCTGGAAAAACAGTGATGATATTGACAAACAGTATCGGAAAGAAGCCTACCGATACTGTGCTGAGAGAAAGAGGTGGATGCTTCTTCCTCCCATGCCACAGCCTCGTTGTAGAGCCACTGCCTGCCACGTGAGAATCCCATACCGGTACTTGCATGGCACTCAGAGATACCCTATGCCTCAAAACTTAATGTGGCAGAAGGACCGGATCAGACAGATGCAGGAAATACATCGGCATGCCCTAAACATGCGGCGAGTGCCAAGCTCTCAGATAGAATGCTAGGTTCTCTAATACATGCAGCTTAAAACAGTTATACCTGTTTCATGAGGCTGAAGATGTTACATGACTGTTACATGAAAAATTACGTCGATAACTTATTTTCTACATGAACCGATTATCACCCCGTATAAAGGAAGTctctttaaaaactgaagaatGGGAAAATCAATTCAATATGTGGTAATTGTTGTTGGTTTGCAGTCTTGATCCGTCTttggtttgtgtgtatgtgctaGCTAAATAAGATCTTATTAAAGAGAAGTTGAAAAACCAGGTGTAGTTACTTGGCTGTTTTTCTGCCAACAGTTTATAACTCCTTTGTCTTAGGGATTTATGTTTTGAACATGCTTTAAGCACCAGTTTTATttgcacattttattttgataatctTCATTTTTTCCTGAATGGTTAGTTTTGACAAGATCAGAATTTATGCATTAAGCCCTCATCTGCAGGAGGTGTGTGCAATAGTGAGATTgaaatttgaagggaaaaaagcacAATATTTCAGCAAGATGGTTTCAGAATGTTTGCATTgatagtttgttttatttatctagAGATGCTATTTTGTTATTTCTTGAAGAGATGATTGATGAGAAATTTGTGATTGGGTCATGcattttttgagtgtttttaatttctttagcaACTGTGTTATAAAATACTTCAAGCCATCACTCTGAGATAATGGTGGTTGGCAAAAGTATTGATCTTTAGTTGATGGATTGAATACAGAGGAAGTTATACCTGTGGAATTTGTTTTTCTAGGAAGAAAAGTATTATTAGTCGAGAATAAGAAATCAAAGGCATTGAACAATTTAAAGACACTTTTTCAGGAGTTGCGAGCTTATTTGAGGATAAGTTAGTGTAAATAATGCCTGTGACAATCGACACTCAATGCCTTCAGTTTTAAATTTTGCTCTAATGCATATTGTATAGAATCCTCATCATTCCTTTCtaaaacttttttcaaaatgGGAAGAAAGTAACAATTTAGAGAAATGTTGCTAAAGAGAAGCCTTATTATTTCTCAGCCCAGATTATTATGTTTTATCCAGTTGCCCTAGACTTTCATTGGAACTTTGCGTGAGCCTAGAATACCACATTTGGGTGCATAATTATGGCTCTTAAAAATTTATCACTAtggttatcttttatttatttttatgcattctTCTGCTCCCCTTACCTGCTCCCAAGCTTTGTGCAAATTAGCACTTGGGTTGACTTTTAGCACTCACTTAACATAACAGACTCCTGCTCTGACGGTTTGGGTCCAGTATACTTCTCTTGTTTCTTTCAGAATGTCTACCTTCTTAGGCACTCTGGAATACAATTCTAGAAGTTGAATTCCAAGTgcaatggttttgttttgttttttccctagtCCATTGTAGTTAATCTTATAAGATGGATCAAACATCAAAAGGAAAAGGCACAACCAGGAGTTCTGGTGCTCAGTATGCTATTAGGCTATTAATGTTTAGCCCTTGGAATCTATACTAAGAACTTATCTGAAATTGCTAAATTGGTGTCCCTGCCTAGGACAAAGtttttcaataaatgtgttgGAAATCTGCTTTCAAACCATTTTAATTTAGGCCAGGATAGGGGTGGGCAAGTCTACTTCTGTATGAGGATATATTGTCCTATGTTACATCTACCGTTTtcttaatttccatgtatttgtagTTATTTTAATAAAAGCCATTAGCTTTTGAGAAGTGCTAATTCTTAGTTGTGAGAGGTCTATGCAAGTAAGACAGAAAAGTTCATTGAATGAAGTTCTCAGTTCTCTCTGAAAGACTACACTAGCAAACTTCCTTtcttggtggtgctgaaataaTTTAGTCGCTCATTGTGGTGCCAGTTTCTCTCCAGAAGGGTGTGTTGTAAGGTTTtcgattgacttttttttttttgtctcagagTTGTCTTCTGAGATAGTCATTACTAAGTTATTTGTAGGGTTGTCTTTTTTTCACATGATGTGGCAGAAGTCATAACTCGTAAGATTTAGGTATAATCTGGTTTTGAAAACATGATTGAAACTGTTGTTTTTTAACTCAGCAGGCAGCCTAGGCCATGGCTGAAAAGAAAGGGTAAGTCCTTCCTTGCATGATGATGTGTGCAGGGTTCCTGACTACTGAATTCCTAATTTCAATATTTGAATTTACATGTGTGATTTCACATCAATAACTTGTGTTTCTGGAGTATCCTAACTAACTTGttaataaggaaagaaaccaGATTTGCTTAAATCTGTTCAAGGCTGACATTCTGAAATTCTCAACTGGAAATAACTTCCCAGAGCATTTGGAAAGGTTCTGATTATGATGACCAGCCTAAAACGGCTCTCTGGgaaataaatttcctttctgATGGAAACTTAAAGATTGTGTTTGGTAATTGGAACAGTTAAAAATATAGCTTTAAAAAGACAGCTTAATGTGTATTCAAGGAAAcctattttttttgcttttgtttttgttttgtagaaggaaaagaggaattgATTATACCAAAAAGTAATAACTATACATAACTTTGAGTGAGGCTGCTTATATCTTAGAATGGATATCCTTTAACTATACCTACCCCacgacagtttaaaaaaaaaatcagtgtatatATTGAGAATGTCAGTCATGAGCTTAGTGTTTAAGTGATACATCTCACTTGCAGTTGTTTGCATGATTGGTCTTGTGTATCTTGATACCCAACTTTGCTTTTGCTGTGCCAATTCTAAACtgtactgctaaaaaaaaaatctcaaaattcaCTGATACTGGTTTCGTCTTGATCGCTTGGATCTGTATAGTATTTCTGGgaccaaaaatattttgaaatctttttttatgtttgaaGCTGGAAAGATAGTGTTTATGGAA
This is a stretch of genomic DNA from Camelus bactrianus isolate YW-2024 breed Bactrian camel chromosome 16, ASM4877302v1, whole genome shotgun sequence. It encodes these proteins:
- the KLHL11 gene encoding kelch-like protein 11; the protein is MAAAAVAAAAAAAAAASLQVLEMESMETAAAGSAGLAAEVRGSGTVDFGHGPGLSAMEASGGDPGPEAEDFECSSHCSELSWRQNEQRRQGLFCDITLCFGGAGGREFRAHRSVLAAATEYFTPLLSGQFSESRSGRVEMRKWSSEPGPEPDTVEAVIEYMYTGRIRVSTGSVHEVLELADRFLLIRLKEFCGEFLKKKLHLSNCVAIHSLAHMYTLSQLALKAADMIRRNFHKVIQDEEFYTLPFHLIRDWLSDLEITVDSEEVLFETVLKWVQRNAEERERYFEELFKLLRLSQMKPTYLTRHVKPERLVANNEVCVKLVADAVERHALRAENIQSGTFQHPASHVSLLPRYGQNMDVIMVIGGVSEGGDYLSECVGYFVDEDRWVNLPHIHNHLDGHAVAVTESYVYVAGSMEPGFAKTVERYNPNLNTWEHVCSLMTRKHSFGLTEVKGKLYSIGGHGNFSPGFKDVTVYNPELDKWHNLESAPKILRDVKALAIEDRFVYIAARTPVDRDTEDGLKAVITCYDTETRQWQDVESLPLIDNYCFFQMSVVNSNFYQTASCCPKSYSIENEEAVRKIASQVSDEILESLPPEVLSIEGAAICYYKDDVFIIGGWKNSDDIDKQYRKEAYRYCAERKRWMLLPPMPQPRCRATACHVRIPYRYLHGTQRYPMPQNLMWQKDRIRQMQEIHRHALNMRRVPSSQIEC